The region GCGGAGGGCGTGGCATGGCTCCCGGGCCACGCGGGCGGCCGGGGCCACGCGGGCGGGCGGCTCGGGCCGGCGGGGCCCCCGGCAGAGCTCGGTTTACAGCAGGGAATAGGTTTACACAAAGCGCTGTCCGCGGGGCTGGACTACTCCCCGCCCAGCGCGCCCCGGTCCGTCCCGGCGACCACGACGATGCCCGCGTACCCGCCCCCGCAGTCCGGGGCCCCGGTGTCGCCCGTGCAGTACGCCCACCTGCCGCATACCTTACAGTTCATCGGCTCTTCGCAGTACGGCGGGCCTTACGCCGGCTTCATCCCTTCTCAGCTGATCTCCCCCACCGCCAGCCCCGTCACCAGTGCGGTGGCCTCGGCCGCGGGGGCCGCCACTCCATCCCAGCGCTCCCAGCTGGAGGCCTATTCTACCCTGCTGGCCAACATAGGCGGTCTGAGCCAAGCCTCGGGACACAAGGCtgagcaacagcagcagcacttGGGCAGGACCGCGGGGCTCCTGGCCCCCgggtccccgccccccacccagcaGAACCAGTACCTGCACATCTCCAGCTCTCCGCAGAGCGCCGCGCGCCCGGCCTCCCCGCCGGCCATCCCCGTCCACCTGCACCCGCACCAGACGATGATCCCGCACGCGCTCACCCTGGGGCCCTCCCCGCAGGTCGTCGTGCAGTACACCGACTCCGGCAGCCCCTTTGTCACCCGCGAGGCCCCCAAGAAAGCCGAGAGCAGCCGGCTGCAGCAGGGCGTGCAGGCCAAGGAGATCCTGAACGGGGAGATGGAGAAGGGCCGCAGGTACGGGGCGCCCACCGCGGCCGAGCTGGGCCTGGTGAAGGCGGGCGGCAAGGCCGTTCCCCACCCGTACGAGTCCAGGCACGTGGTGGTCCACCCCAGCCCCGCCGACTACGGCAGCCGCGACTCCTCCGGGGCGCGGGCCTCTGTGATGGTCCTACCCAACAGCAGCACCCCCGCCGCCGACCTGGAGGTGCAGCAGGTCGCCCACCGAGAGGCCTCCCCCTCCGCCCTCAACGACAAAAGCGGCCTGCACCTAGGGAAGCCCGGGCACCGATCCTACGCGCTGTCTCCCCAGCAGGCCCTGGGCCCCGAAGGCGTGAAGGCCGCCGCCGTCGCCACGCTGTCCCCCCACACGGTCATTCAGACCACACACAGTGCTTCGGAGCCCCTCCCGGTTGGACTGCCGGCCACAGCCTTCTACGCAGGGACCCAGCCGCCCGTCATCGGCTACCTGAGCAGCCAGCAGCAAGCGATCACCTACGCCGGCGGCCTGCCCCCGCACCTGGTCCTCCCCGGCACCCAGCCCCTGCTCATCCCTGTGGGCAGTGCTGACATGGAGGGGTCGGGTGCGGCCTCGGCCATCGTCACGTCGTCGCCCCAGTTTGCTGCAGTGCCTCACACGTTCGTCACCACCGCCCTTCCCAAGAGCGAGAGCTTCAGCCCCGAGGCCCTGGGCACCCAGGCCGCCTACCCGGCCATGGTGCAGGCCCAGATCCACCTGCCCGTGGTGCAGTCGGTGGCGTCCCCCGCGGCCGCGCCCCCTACGCTGCCTCCCTACTTCATGAAAGGCTCCATCATCCAGCTGGCCAACGGGGAGCTGAAGAAGGTGGAGGACTTAAAAACGGAAGACTTCATCCAGAGCGCAGAGATCAGCGACGGCCTGAAGATCGACTCCAGCACTGtggagagggtggaggagagCCACAACCCGGGCGCCGCCGTGATACAGTTCGCGGTCGGGGATCACCGAGCACAGGTAACGTTCATCCGGACCAcacgggcgggggggggggcatcccgccgccgccgccgccgccgcaccACCCCCATCGCTTCCCGGCACAGTGAATTTCTTCCAAGAGGCAGACCCGTCAGTGGCTGTGGGGGTGGTTGCGGGTTTTCGTCTAAACCTAGAGGTTAGACTCATCGCGTTTCCCCAACCACGTTCTCTAAGAGAATTAGGCCCTAGTACACCGAAGCACCTGCTGTTTGTAACgaattaacttctctgtgtctagAGTGGGGCTGCTCAGGTACCGTTCTCGGGACAATCGAGAAGATCGCCactcaagttattttttccttctgtggttTAGATGAGGAACCCTGATTAAGAAAAGCCTgctgttcccctccccccttgTCTTCTGGTCACGAAAAGACAGTGCTGGTTCAGATGAGAACGTAAATGCCCAGAGCGGCCACACCCCATTACACGTCTTTGTTTTAAAACGtaggttttgttattatttagGTGTGGTGAGGCCAACAGATGAGAATACAACTGCCATCGAAAAGATACTTTGTTAAACTCGGACGCCAAGAGGAGGGTTTTGTGCCGTGCCGTGCAGGGCCAcgtggggaagcaccagggtcagtcgGGAGGCACTTGGAGTGAGGAGAAAACATGGCCAAGAGCCTTGATTGTGGTTTCAGGGGGAAGGAGCGGGTGAGGCAGGGTAGGCAGACTTAGGATTGGCTGGTGGGAATCATTTCTGCAGGCTCTGGGCCGAGGAGCTGTCCCTGggtgtctggtacctggccctggggtgattagggcTGGTGGATAGTGGCCCAGAGAGTGGAAAGCTCCATAGAGGAGGTGTCTGGGATGTGGGTGTTTGCTTTGCATATGAAGGACGTTCTCGCAGGCAGGTGAGCTGTCAGCTATCTCTAGGAGTGAGCTAACCCAGGGAGGCACAGTCCCTCCAGAGTCGACAAGGCCCCAAGACGTCAAAGCATCAGATAAAGAGAATAAAAGGCGTGGTTAATATAGTCTGCGAAGTCAGGGCTGCCCCAGGTGAGCTCCTGGACTTCTGATAAATAGGAACCCCAAGGACCAGATGTAGCCAAGCTGAGTCATGTTAAAACTGGAGCTATGTTTAGCTCTTTTCATTTCCATGGGTTTCTTCAGTCCActcttttccagtttcttaaaTCACCTGAACGcatttcttctgcccatttgtatGAAACAGCAGTTTCACTGCCTAGCTTGCTTGGAGTCAATCAGATTTGGCCCCCAGGCCAGGAACTgccctgggcgggggtgggggggggtgggggtgggtagagaCTCACTCCCTCTGGGAATGGTTTCACTGAGGACTTTGAAACGCTCAGATGTGACAGCACCTCCTTCAGGTTGAAATGAGTTGAAAAATGGTCACGGCATAGCTGGTATTTGGGACgttcaaagaaaataaactagttAATGGTTTGAattgtttttagtgtatttaaaagaaaaagatcaagtGAGGTGTAGGGGAGCCCGATTTTCCAAAGCATTGTCCAGAACTGCTTGTGAACGTCCGGATGTGGGATCTTGCACAATATCAGGGGACCTGTGTTGCCAGGAGCTTTTAGCCCcgaaggcttttctttttttatggtgagATGTTGCTGTAGCCTTTCGTAAGGCCCAAGAAAGATTTCTCAGagttctgatttaaaaaaaaaaaaaaaaaaaaaaatatatatatatatatatatatatatatatatatatatatagcaaaaatcagaatatttggaAAAGGGCATCATTATTTAGAACTCACTACCCATCTGTAGTTTCTGCTCACTCCCACTGTCTACATGGATTAGGGGTGGATAGATACTGTTTGAAAGAACAAGCTGTCTTTAGCAAAGTTGTCTTTTAACAGACCCCAGGTGAAGCctggaaaataaacaagaaggagAAGTAAACATGTTTTTTCATGGTCCTTTTAATCCTTAAAGCACTCCTGTGAAGAGAGGTAGGCGTGGAAAGGGGTGATTTTGAAAATGCTGCTGTCTGCGGCCTAGCATCTCATCTCTTCCAGTAAAGAGCAGCTCTGAGCTGAGGGCTCATCTCCAAGGCCCCGGCAGCCTCCGTAGTCATGAGGAGCTTCACGGACCTCTAGCTCCATCGACCCGACCGGCAGTTGTTAGAGAGGAAGCATCTCTCTGTTTGCCCCGCTCGATCCTCTGCAGAGTGAACGCTTAAACGATGGTGAAATCGGCGTCCATGTGTGAAGTCTCATTTCCTTCCCATCGCCAGACCACCAGTCTCCTTGCTGACAGCCAGGGTGCAAATTAGAGGGCAGCACATTGGTCAGGGCCTGCGCACAGGTCTGTCAGGTCCCTGTGTAGTCATGCTGCAGCTGGGTACGGCTTCGGCTCCAAAGGGTGCCTGGAGTTTTCAGGCTGTAGAAACACAAGTGCGGGGCCCCGACACCACCAGTGATTTGTCACTTTACCCCAAAGCCTATCAGAAACAGGCTGACATCATCACAGCTAAAATACTCCACCAGCTGTGTTTACCACAAGTGACAGGAGCAGAGTCAGGAGGGAATCAGAGGAAgcgagagggggagagggaagagagagagaaaacgaaGGTCTGGATTTAATTTACATTCCGAGGGCTGAGGACTTCCCTCCATCCTCAGCGGCACTCGGTGGGGTTTTCTCCCCTGGTCTGTCTGCTCAGTGGATTAGAAATCACTAACACTTGCACCCACAGGGAGATTTAGAAACATGCAAAGTGTTGCACTTAATTAGCAGACTCACAGATTGGATTGGGGAAGTTGTGGAAGGAAGGGGTGGTTTGCTAGAGGACAGATGGCTTTATGACCTCAGGCATAAATCCTGCCCGGAAGCAGGACCACAGAGATGCTTGACTTTGTAACCAACCATGGGCATCCCCGGTGAATGTAGTGTGGCTGGTGGGAGAAGCCACGAGCCTGGGGTCTGGTTGGCTGCAAGACAAGTGGTCTTACCTCTCAGAGCTGGGGGTTTTCTCATCactaaaatgggcaaatgattcCTTATGGTACGATCATATCTTGGGCCTCCTCTCGTTTTTGTAATCCCTGGCTTTCCTGCCGTGCAGAACAGCCCTTGTAAAATTTACTAGCATCCACTAAGCAAAAAGCAAAGGGGGGACATAACGGGAAACTTTCCTGATTTTCATGCTTATAATCAGCACATAGACCTCGTTGGAAGGAAAGCCATCCTGATCGAGCCAAGGGAGTTTTCATTGAGGGGATTATTTTCAGGAGCCAAATTCCTAATTATTATTGTGTGAAAGACACCTCCAGGGTGGTCTCCAGCTAAAGCT is a window of Physeter macrocephalus isolate SW-GA chromosome 18, ASM283717v5, whole genome shotgun sequence DNA encoding:
- the ATXN1 gene encoding ataxin-1 isoform X2 produces the protein MKSNQERSNECLPPKKREIPATSRPSEDKATAVPSDNHRAEGVAWLPGHAGGRGHAGGRLGPAGPPAELGLQQGIGLHKALSAGLDYSPPSAPRSVPATTTMPAYPPPQSGAPVSPVQYAHLPHTLQFIGSSQYGGPYAGFIPSQLISPTASPVTSAVASAAGAATPSQRSQLEAYSTLLANIGGLSQASGHKAEQQQQHLGRTAGLLAPGSPPPTQQNQYLHISSSPQSAARPASPPAIPVHLHPHQTMIPHALTLGPSPQVVVQYTDSGSPFVTREAPKKAESSRLQQGVQAKEILNGEMEKGRRYGAPTAAELGLVKAGGKAVPHPYESRHVVVHPSPADYGSRDSSGARASVMVLPNSSTPAADLEVQQVAHREASPSALNDKSGLHLGKPGHRSYALSPQQALGPEGVKAAAVATLSPHTVIQTTHSASEPLPVGLPATAFYAGTQPPVIGYLSSQQQAITYAGGLPPHLVLPGTQPLLIPVGSADMEGSGAASAIVTSSPQFAAVPHTFVTTALPKSESFSPEALGTQAAYPAMVQAQIHLPVVQSVASPAAAPPTLPPYFMKGSIIQLANGELKKVEDLKTEDFIQSAEISDGLKIDSSTVERVEESHNPGAAVIQFAVGDHRAQVSVEVLVEYPFFVFGQGWSSCCPERTSQLFDLPCSKLSVGDVCISLTLKNLKNGSVKKGQAVDPASVLLKHSKTDGLAGSRHRYAEQENGINQGSAQMLSENGELKFPEKVGLPAVPLLTKIEPSKPAATRKRRWSAPESRKLEKSEDEPPLTLPKPSLISQEVKICIEGRSNVGK
- the ATXN1 gene encoding ataxin-1 isoform X1 — encoded protein: MKSNQERSNECLPPKKREIPATSRPSEDKATAVPSDNHRAEGVAWLPGHAGGRGHAGGRLGPAGPPAELGLQQGIGLHKALSAGLDYSPPSAPRSVPATTTMPAYPPPQSGAPVSPVQYAHLPHTLQFIGSSQYGGPYAGFIPSQLISPTASPVTSAVASAAGAATPSQRSQLEAYSTLLANIGGLSQASGHKAEQQQQHLGRTAGLLAPGSPPPTQQNQYLHISSSPQSAARPASPPAIPVHLHPHQTMIPHALTLGPSPQVVVQYTDSGSPFVTREAPKKAESSRLQQGVQAKEILNGEMEKGRRYGAPTAAELGLVKAGGKAVPHPYESRHVVVHPSPADYGSRDSSGARASVMVLPNSSTPAADLEVQQVAHREASPSALNDKSGLHLGKPGHRSYALSPQQALGPEGVKAAAVATLSPHTVIQTTHSASEPLPVGLPATAFYAGTQPPVIGYLSSQQQAITYAGGLPPHLVLPGTQPLLIPVGSADMEGSGAASAIVTSSPQFAAVPHTFVTTALPKSESFSPEALGTQAAYPAMVQAQIHLPVVQSVASPAAAPPTLPPYFMKGSIIQLANGELKKVEDLKTEDFIQSAEISDGLKIDSSTVERVEESHNPGAAVIQFAVGDHRAQVSVEVLVEYPFFVFGQGWSSCCPERTSQLFDLPCSKLSVGDVCISLTLKNLKNGSVKKGQAVDPASVLLKHSKTDGLAGSRHRYAEQENGINQGSAQMLSENGELKFPEKVGLPAVPLLTKIEPSKPAATRKRRWSAPESRKLEKSEDEPPLTLPKPSLISQEVKICIEGRSNVVCSFAVGMADEPVSFSMAGLKAPFGSAVYSHPC